The region GTGATAGCATAACGCATTACTCCGGTATGATTTTAGAATTTACAAATACCAATTTTCCATTATCGATACTGCGGTAATAACAACCGTACCGCGCACGACCATCTTCTTTAGTATGACACGATCCATCGCCTTTGAGACGCACGAGATAGAGCAGTGAATTTTGCTCGCAGTTAATGCGCACATCGACCAGTTCGAGCATATCGCCAGAAGTAGCCCCTTTAATCCAGAGTTCATTGCGCGATGTGCTCCAGAAAGTTGCCACACGGTGTTCAAGCGC is a window of Gemmatimonadota bacterium DNA encoding:
- a CDS encoding phosphoribosyl-AMP cyclohydrolase, with the translated sequence MAINYALEEGTELHLDFEKLRKVAQADHPVIPVAVQDVDSKAVLLIGYVNERALNYALEHRVATFWSTSRNELWIKGATSGDMLELVDVRINCEQNSLLYLVRLKGDGSCHTKEDGRARYGCYYRSIDNGKLVFVNSKIIPE